Proteins from one Corynebacterium testudinoris genomic window:
- a CDS encoding DUF6941 family protein produces MAADLDYAYLAEFARTQDGTITSVGASFTQTRSSGFPAMMELYVAGRIRRPEDEAAPTVSIEVRGPGESPAIEFAATLEDTEDAVKYDGKIGTVFVFSGPLILSAPGIYECRISVDGEYVRRLAFEALTPQDH; encoded by the coding sequence ATGGCTGCAGACCTTGACTACGCGTACCTCGCAGAGTTCGCCCGGACGCAGGACGGGACGATCACGTCGGTCGGGGCGAGTTTCACCCAAACTAGGTCCTCAGGTTTTCCAGCGATGATGGAACTTTATGTCGCAGGCCGCATCCGTCGACCAGAGGACGAGGCGGCTCCAACGGTCTCGATCGAAGTTCGAGGCCCCGGAGAATCACCAGCGATTGAATTCGCAGCTACGCTCGAAGACACGGAAGATGCAGTGAAATACGATGGGAAGATCGGGACCGTCTTCGTGTTCTCCGGTCCTCTCATCCTGTCAGCGCCCGGAATCTACGAGTGCCGCATATCAGTGGACGGGGAGTACGTCCGCCGCTTGGCTTTCGAGGCCCTCACACCGCAAGACCATTGA
- a CDS encoding restriction endonuclease — protein MTIRTWDSYLAPVLEVLKGGKVAVRRDLIEQVAEQTGVTKEDRLEYINSGQALYVSRISWAITYLHRADCLDRPKRAHYAINDIGRELLATHPEGLNSKQLSQFAEAHGIVPPATNHKLSTVAGDGGDVDKQEELTPTEQIEAGVERLHANVAADLLDRLYANDPAFFEQAVLDLLVGMGYGGTKGRATRTQLSNDGGIDGVIDQDALGLSRIYVQAKRYALDRVVGRPDIQAFVGALHGEQAHQGVFITTGQFSSGAVGYAENLNVRVVLIDGARLAQLMIRFGVGVQVKRTVAVVEVDEDFFEV, from the coding sequence ATGACTATTCGCACTTGGGATAGCTACCTCGCCCCGGTTCTGGAGGTGCTGAAGGGTGGGAAGGTCGCGGTCCGTCGTGATCTCATTGAACAGGTCGCAGAGCAGACGGGCGTCACTAAGGAGGACCGCCTGGAGTACATCAACTCGGGTCAGGCGCTTTACGTAAGTCGGATTAGCTGGGCGATTACGTATCTACACCGCGCTGACTGCTTGGATCGCCCCAAGCGTGCCCACTATGCGATCAACGACATCGGCCGGGAGCTTCTCGCAACCCACCCGGAGGGCCTGAACAGCAAGCAGCTTTCCCAGTTCGCGGAGGCGCACGGCATCGTGCCGCCAGCGACGAACCACAAGTTGTCGACGGTGGCGGGTGATGGCGGAGACGTCGATAAGCAAGAGGAACTGACGCCGACCGAACAGATTGAGGCGGGCGTCGAGAGGCTGCACGCCAATGTGGCGGCAGACCTGCTGGACCGGCTGTATGCAAATGATCCCGCCTTCTTTGAGCAAGCCGTCCTCGACCTACTCGTCGGCATGGGCTACGGCGGCACCAAGGGCCGGGCGACGCGCACCCAGCTGAGCAACGACGGCGGGATCGACGGAGTCATTGACCAGGACGCGCTCGGACTCAGCCGCATCTACGTGCAGGCGAAACGATACGCCCTCGACCGAGTCGTGGGCCGGCCCGACATCCAAGCGTTCGTCGGTGCACTGCACGGGGAACAGGCACACCAAGGGGTGTTCATCACCACCGGACAGTTCAGCAGTGGTGCCGTGGGGTATGCCGAGAATCTCAACGTGCGCGTGGTGCTCATCGATGGGGCCCGTCTCGCACAGCTGATGATCCGCTTCGGCGTGGGCGTACAGGTCAAGCGCACTGTGGCGGTTGTCGAGGTGGATGAGGACTTCTTCGAGGTGTAG